The following coding sequences are from one Rathayibacter sp. VKM Ac-2760 window:
- a CDS encoding PIN domain-containing protein: MHFPVLLDTNVLYSASLNDFLLRLASRGAFRPLWSEDVLEELTRNLSSFLPADAVARRVGAMRTHFPEALVSGHESLIPAMTNHPKDRHILAAAVRADAAVLVTFDLDDFPAESVAEFDLEVRHPDAFLLDQLDLHPGLVLDALQDWSDSCSAPPLTRRDLLLILDRTGVPRFAETVLQWLILE; the protein is encoded by the coding sequence GTGCACTTCCCGGTCCTTCTCGACACGAACGTCCTCTACAGCGCGAGCCTCAACGACTTCCTGCTCCGGTTGGCGTCGCGAGGAGCGTTCCGGCCGCTCTGGTCGGAGGACGTGCTCGAGGAGCTCACGCGCAACCTCTCGTCCTTCCTCCCTGCGGACGCAGTCGCACGGAGGGTCGGAGCGATGCGGACCCACTTCCCCGAGGCGCTCGTCTCCGGCCATGAATCGCTGATCCCGGCGATGACGAACCACCCCAAGGACCGCCATATCCTCGCGGCCGCTGTCCGGGCGGATGCGGCCGTGCTCGTCACCTTCGATCTGGACGACTTCCCTGCCGAGTCCGTCGCCGAGTTCGACCTCGAGGTCCGGCACCCCGATGCGTTCCTCCTCGATCAACTCGACCTGCACCCCGGTCTCGTCCTCGACGCGCTGCAGGACTGGTCGGACTCCTGTTCGGCGCCTCCGCTGACCCGCCGCGACCTCCTTCTGATCCTCGACCGGACGGGAGTACCGCGGTTCGCGGAGACGGTCCTGCAGTGGCTCATCCTCGAGTGA
- a CDS encoding rhodanese-related sulfurtransferase — MPKILLFYRFVPLADPESVRLWQRELGEHLGLRGRVLLSEDGINGTLGGEMGALKRWVRRTREHSAFRGLEVKWSDGSGLDDEGRSLDFPGLSVKVRDEIVSFGAPGELRVDATGVVGTGVRLAPDELDALAAEREDLVLFDGRNAFEAEIGRFDGAVVPGVASTREFVEQLDSGVYDHLKGRPVVTYCTGGIRCEVLSSLMLARGFGEVYQLDGGVVRYQEARRDSGLWRGALYVFDGRGSLTFSPDAEVIGRCSACAEPTSRMRNCTDPACREQLVVCAGCGDAACATHSEQPSAGPTVEA, encoded by the coding sequence CTGCCGAAGATCCTGCTGTTCTACCGCTTCGTGCCGCTCGCCGACCCCGAGTCCGTGCGGCTCTGGCAGCGCGAGCTCGGCGAGCACCTCGGACTGCGCGGCCGCGTCCTGCTCTCGGAGGACGGGATCAACGGCACGCTCGGCGGCGAGATGGGCGCGCTCAAGCGCTGGGTCCGGCGCACCCGCGAGCACTCCGCCTTCCGCGGCCTCGAGGTGAAGTGGAGCGACGGCTCCGGGCTGGACGACGAGGGCCGCAGCCTCGACTTCCCGGGTCTGTCGGTGAAGGTGCGCGACGAGATCGTCTCGTTCGGCGCGCCCGGCGAGCTGCGGGTGGACGCGACGGGCGTCGTCGGCACCGGCGTGCGCCTCGCGCCCGACGAGCTCGACGCTCTGGCCGCCGAGCGCGAGGACCTCGTCCTCTTCGACGGCCGCAACGCCTTCGAGGCCGAGATCGGCCGGTTCGACGGCGCGGTCGTGCCGGGCGTGGCGAGCACGCGCGAGTTCGTCGAGCAGCTCGACTCCGGCGTCTACGACCACCTCAAGGGGCGGCCGGTCGTCACCTACTGCACGGGCGGGATCCGCTGCGAGGTGCTCTCGAGCCTGATGCTCGCGCGCGGCTTCGGCGAGGTCTACCAGCTCGACGGCGGTGTCGTCCGCTACCAGGAGGCCCGCCGCGACAGCGGGCTCTGGCGCGGGGCGCTCTACGTCTTCGACGGGCGCGGCTCGCTCACGTTCTCGCCGGACGCCGAGGTGATCGGCCGGTGCTCCGCCTGCGCCGAGCCGACCAGCCGGATGCGCAACTGCACCGATCCCGCCTGCCGCGAGCAGCTCGTGGTCTGCGCGGGCTGCGGCGACGCCGCCTGCGCGACGCACAGCGAGCAGCCGTCGGCAGGCCCTACGGTCGAGGCATGA
- a CDS encoding excisionase family DNA-binding protein: MSSTGTARSRPRTYLPPQGLHRRDVVDFARRLSTREGTARKSAELISPEGETLRIPGEIFDALVTVANALAVGDGVTVMPSRARLTTQEAADFLGVSRPTLVKTLESGALAFELVGRHRRVMLGDLVDYQDRVQRSRQRGLADLVASSQEHDLYTGDLPPFERSAPVEE, from the coding sequence ATGAGCTCGACAGGAACCGCCCGCTCGCGACCCCGCACGTACCTCCCCCCTCAGGGCCTCCACCGACGGGATGTCGTCGATTTCGCCCGACGGCTCTCGACGAGGGAGGGCACGGCCCGGAAGTCCGCGGAGCTGATCTCGCCCGAGGGGGAGACGCTGCGCATCCCGGGCGAGATCTTCGACGCTCTGGTCACCGTCGCCAATGCTCTCGCCGTGGGTGACGGTGTGACGGTGATGCCGTCGCGGGCGCGCCTGACCACTCAGGAGGCGGCGGACTTCCTCGGCGTCTCCCGCCCGACCCTCGTCAAGACCCTCGAGTCGGGGGCGCTCGCATTCGAGCTCGTCGGACGGCATCGGCGGGTGATGCTGGGCGATCTCGTGGACTACCAGGATCGTGTCCAGCGCTCGCGACAGCGCGGTCTCGCGGATCTCGTCGCGTCCTCTCAGGAGCACGACCTGTACACCGGTGACCTCCCTCCGTTCGAGCGGTCGGCACCGGTCGAGGAGTAG
- a CDS encoding MDR family oxidoreductase — protein MFRAIVVEQQSSSDTETPNRARLSERDDPDRSHGDVTLAVEYSSVNYKDALALAGRPGVVRRTPLIAGIDVVGTVEYADGAAAERFDSGDRVVLNGAGLGERHDGGFTERARVDSASLLRIPGAISSARAGAIGTAGFTAMLSVLALERHGVRPGDGPVLVTGASGGVGSIAVALLAALGHEVIASTGRADEHGDLLTRLGATEVVDRAELSEKGKPMQSERWAGAIDSAGSHTLANTLAQTRWGGTVAACGLAQGGDLPTTVMPFILRGVTLAGINSVEAPRKLREEAWRRLAHDLDLELLDGLTTTVPLAGALDAGADVLAGRAHGRTLVDVRG, from the coding sequence ATGTTCCGAGCCATCGTCGTCGAGCAGCAGTCCTCCTCCGACACCGAGACCCCGAATCGCGCACGGCTGAGCGAGCGGGACGACCCCGACCGCTCGCACGGGGACGTGACCCTCGCCGTCGAGTACTCGAGCGTCAACTACAAGGACGCCCTCGCGCTCGCCGGCCGCCCCGGCGTCGTCCGGCGGACGCCGCTGATCGCGGGCATCGACGTCGTCGGCACGGTCGAGTACGCCGACGGCGCCGCGGCCGAGCGCTTCGACTCCGGCGACCGCGTGGTGCTCAACGGCGCCGGCCTCGGCGAGCGGCACGACGGCGGATTCACCGAGCGCGCCCGCGTCGACTCCGCCTCGCTGCTGCGCATCCCCGGAGCGATCTCCTCCGCCCGCGCCGGCGCGATCGGCACCGCGGGCTTCACCGCGATGCTCTCCGTGCTCGCCCTCGAGCGGCACGGCGTCCGGCCGGGCGACGGGCCGGTGCTGGTCACCGGCGCGTCGGGTGGAGTCGGCTCGATCGCCGTCGCGCTGCTCGCGGCCCTCGGGCACGAAGTCATCGCCTCGACTGGCCGCGCCGACGAGCACGGCGATCTGCTGACCCGTCTCGGCGCGACCGAGGTCGTCGACCGGGCCGAGCTCTCCGAGAAGGGCAAGCCGATGCAGTCGGAGCGCTGGGCCGGCGCGATCGACTCGGCCGGCTCGCACACCCTCGCCAACACGCTCGCGCAGACCCGCTGGGGCGGCACCGTCGCCGCCTGCGGCCTGGCGCAGGGCGGCGATCTGCCCACCACGGTGATGCCGTTCATCCTGCGCGGAGTGACGCTGGCCGGCATCAACTCGGTCGAGGCGCCGCGCAAGCTGCGCGAGGAGGCCTGGCGCCGGCTCGCCCACGACCTCGACCTCGAGCTGCTCGACGGGCTGACCACGACCGTGCCGCTCGCGGGCGCGCTCGACGCGGGGGCCGACGTGCTCGCCGGCCGCGCCCACGGTCGCACACTGGTCGACGTCCGGGGCTGA
- a CDS encoding isocitrate lyase/phosphoenolpyruvate mutase family protein, producing the protein MSIEARGRTLVDLHTAPELLRVVNVWDVISATTIAALPETRALATASHSIAATFGYEVGERIPLDLHLGMIERIVAAVDVPVSADLEAGYGDAGETVRRAIGVGVVGANLEDQVKPLAEALRAVEKAVAAAEEEAVPFALNARTDVFLRAGDRDRGEVLAEAIERGRAYLDAGATCFFVPGLLQESDVTGLVAALGPQRVSVIGVPGSLAPARFEELGVARISYGPWTQRVALTALQDAATALYAGGALPEGTRPLN; encoded by the coding sequence ATGAGCATCGAAGCGCGCGGACGCACCCTCGTCGACCTCCACACCGCCCCCGAGCTGCTGCGGGTGGTGAACGTCTGGGACGTGATCTCGGCGACGACGATCGCCGCCCTGCCCGAGACCCGCGCGCTCGCGACGGCGAGCCACTCCATCGCCGCGACCTTCGGCTACGAGGTCGGCGAGCGGATCCCGCTCGACCTGCACCTCGGCATGATCGAGCGGATCGTCGCCGCCGTCGACGTGCCCGTCTCTGCCGACCTCGAGGCCGGCTACGGCGACGCGGGCGAGACCGTCCGGCGCGCCATCGGCGTCGGCGTGGTCGGCGCCAACCTCGAGGACCAGGTGAAGCCGCTCGCGGAGGCGCTGCGCGCAGTCGAGAAGGCCGTCGCCGCGGCCGAGGAGGAGGCGGTGCCCTTCGCCCTGAACGCCCGCACCGACGTCTTCCTCCGCGCCGGTGACCGCGACCGCGGCGAGGTGCTGGCCGAGGCGATCGAGCGCGGGCGCGCCTACCTCGATGCGGGCGCGACCTGCTTCTTCGTCCCGGGGCTCCTGCAGGAGAGCGACGTGACCGGCTTGGTGGCGGCGCTCGGACCGCAGCGCGTCAGCGTGATCGGCGTCCCCGGCTCGCTCGCCCCCGCCCGCTTCGAGGAGCTCGGCGTCGCCCGGATCTCCTACGGCCCGTGGACGCAGCGCGTCGCGCTCACCGCCCTCCAGGACGCGGCGACCGCGCTCTACGCCGGCGGAGCGCTGCCCGAGGGCACCCGCCCGCTGAACTGA
- a CDS encoding TraR/DksA C4-type zinc finger protein, which translates to MPMDQEELRLLDAQLAEQEAETRRETASLDESLRELLLDRADGTADDEHDPEGTPLSAEWSRMAGVRDALARTEHDLAAARARLAAGDYGDCARCGRPIGAARLAARPTATLCIDCARAAESRRR; encoded by the coding sequence ATGCCGATGGACCAGGAGGAGCTGCGCCTCCTCGACGCGCAGCTCGCCGAGCAGGAGGCCGAGACCCGCCGCGAGACGGCGAGCCTGGACGAGTCCCTCCGCGAGCTCCTCCTCGACCGCGCGGACGGCACGGCCGACGACGAGCACGACCCGGAGGGCACCCCGCTCTCCGCCGAGTGGTCGCGGATGGCCGGGGTCCGCGACGCTCTCGCCCGCACCGAGCACGACCTCGCCGCCGCCCGCGCCCGCCTCGCCGCCGGCGACTACGGCGACTGCGCCCGCTGCGGCCGCCCCATCGGCGCCGCCCGCCTGGCCGCCCGCCCCACCGCCACCCTCTGCATCGACTGCGCCCGCGCCGCCGAGTCCCGCCGCCGCTGA